A region of the Culex quinquefasciatus strain JHB chromosome 1, VPISU_Cqui_1.0_pri_paternal, whole genome shotgun sequence genome:
TGATGTTTTGctaaaacaaccaaaaaaatgaaatgaaatataaaaaggttgtttttctttcaagaaagttttgataaatatatttaaaatatatttggtTACGGTTTGTTTCATGTTTGTATACAAGTcaagaaaaacttaaattaatcCACGAAGGGAAGGTGGGACAAGAGGAAAAAATCATCTGTCATCTGTctgattcctttgtggaccaccgattagtgaggtactcctggatattagctcctgaaaagtgcttaaaaagtgcaaaaatgcctcacggcaagaaaaagaggcggtcctcaccagcaggatcggcagatttgaagaagctaaagaatgccgaagcgctacctgcaaagccaggcagtttgagcaaggacgctcaaaattagtctggaaaccagttcgctaccctccctgtggacgtgagcgagaaggaagaatttgaacgacgggaaaagttgccacccatttttgtgaaaacatcgtcatcggattcggtgcgaaagtggctgaccgggtttatcaaatctggtgctttacgagcttccattcgcttgtgtgctgatggactcaaaattctgctacctaccagaaaggattacaactacgttcgggatttcctgaacaacacaaagattgaatactacagccatgacgatccaggtaaacgccccatgaaacaggtcctccgaggcctgtatgacatggatgtgaatgtgctgaaagaagagctcaaatcatcaagtatcgtgatcaactgtacctggttcatctcgagaaaggatcgacaacgccgtatgagctgaaagcagttcgggcaattttcaacatcatcgtgacttgggaacgttatcgtccagtgcaccgtgacgtgacacagtgttcgaactgtttgcagtttgggcatggtggaaggaactgtttcatcaagagtcgttgtgcaacctgcggaggtgagcacaaaactcaagcttgcgaaacaatcaacgagaacatcgaagcaaaatgcttcaattgcggcggcgaccattctaccaagaatcgaagctgcccaaaacgagctgagtttgtaaaaattcggcagcaagcgacgacgaggcaccaaccaaatcgtcgcaaaacaccacatactttcacggacgtggattttcctgctttggcgtcacctggagcgggatctgttcgagtggttccaaatccgcagccattgccgttgaagcagcggcaaagagttgcagagaatacaacacctccaggcttcagtcagcaaccgaggggaaACTAACCAGcttcaacggatgaaggcagcagtgacctgttttcaccacaagaacttttgaacatttttatcgagatgacaacaacactgcgtggttgcaaaactcgccaggaacaagtaagaacgcttggagcattcatcttaaaatacagttcgtagtttactcgttctaatgattttgaatatttcaatgaatttatttttttaggtttaagttaggattagttgtaaaagtgattttttttcttttttaccaaaatgtattcgattcaatgcaaaaatgtaaaacaatttgaaataaatagaataataataaaacgaaaaatacaacaaagatgaagattattaggccataccacttagcatgttgaagaaatgtaattattataagaaagttcaataaagacatattaaatttaaaaaaaaaatgtcatctgTTGATTCTGCACCGTCATAGccgtaaaaaaaactccattatTTCACAGAAACTTTGACCAATGCCATGTATTGTCCCCTAAAGAAAACTTCTTGATGCTTTTTCATCATTTcgttttcattttcattgaatagGTCTGTACGAATCACTTTTAATTAATGATGGGGTCTAGTTCTAGAGCTGaccttcagaaaaaaaaactaatgcaaaaaaagtttattctttgttttagaaatctttataaaaaaacaacGTTTTCACGAAATCCTTattgttataaaaatatagatcccgagtatgggtaaataacaatggaaatgcaaaataataccaTTCTCTGATATCAATACCAAAGTTTGCTATTCGTTAGCCCATGAAAAAATGTCTCAAGTGTAAGTTAATACTAAtcctaccaactgtacggatttttttccttaccgtactTATCGACTCTTTTCATGGATTTCGTCcggaatttttcgcaaaatacggatttgtacggaattttaataacataaaataaaaacccagcccgccgctagtcgaaacccatcccctaccggtcagtattcccagtgagcatatttactctttaaagggatctgactttgccgagccagacaggaatcgaacccatcaccttccgcttacaaggcgaaacccgtaactcacggccacggaagctcggcgaaTAGTTTTCCAGAGATACCTTATTTCAGAGTGGATTATCAATAATTgctcagcaaaaaatccgatggtgaaATCGcaagcaaaagcatgcacatcactctCGTCAAAATAAATACTTAATATTAcccactgcatgtacaatttttgcaaacacaaaaaaagttgcaatcgGCGGGATTCAAACCAAGCATCagcagtaaggactggcgccttagcccactcggctatCAGTCCGATTTCAAGCAgttaggataaacgcatatatgagcttgacatttcggtcaagtaggtttcccatagggacgtggcgttacatcgtgctgccatctggttttttaagtgcaagagtggaaaagtgctgagtcatcgtcttaaaatagacggcgtcctatttctcccagcaaaatgaagtcaataaagtagtcggttttgatggagaaaaagtggaaaacgcgGTCTAAAactagcgacgccatccccctatactGATGTGTGTACTTTCcaaattccttacaaaacattttttttcaataaaagatccaaaggctttctaaagcaaATTAGCAAATGTAGTGTTCTTAAACTGTACTGTCCtgtaaacttttgttttacacatgtttattggaccttttttataaaaaatgtggaAATATTTTCTCAagtattttcttgaaaacacTAAGAAAGAATGATATTATTAGTAAAAACCAACTTGACATTCCGCGAACTTTTAAacgttaaacaaaaaaaaaatgacgaagatTCAGCAAATTcagcaaatcacggtttattttgtaaatatttttaagcgtgaaagtcataagcactctgatagcaagCGAAATAAGCTGCAAAAACGATtcagtttaatatttttaattctcaaattacaaatttatctaaataattcctttACAGTTTTTCTTTTACCATGGTGTCAGAGAGaagggaaataaataaaataaatcaatactctttgatggtgtcatatcggcaaaatgtgcggatttttgctcagcaaaagttggtagccttagttaaTACCAATCTGTGGTATTATACCAAATTATGGAATTGTTTTAATATTGGGCCACTattgccgggtccggtggtgcagtggttagcgtggtagcctctcaccccaatatggcctgggttcaatctcACACATAACCtttggacgcctagaaatgagcagaaacttgcaacagaggccacaaaagacccgggggttgttaaagtggattgctttgctttttttcactATTGGgccaatttttggaaaatatcaaattttggcgTAAGGATATTTACTAACAAAATGGAACGCAAAATCTACATCAAATAAGGGCCTACTACTTTAAATTGGTCTAAAAattcatttaataattttggGAATACAATATATTGGTATTCTAAAGGTAttatgaacaaaaataaaataatcttatttataAATATGCATTCTCAAAAGTATGTTGAAACAGTtgtaaatgttaaaaataataacatatcGTTACATTTCATACCACCATAATAAGATTAACGCGAAATATATAAATGTTAAGAATGTATTTAGCTTTTAACCATGTCTCGTGTGAGTTTTCAagaagccgtaagagccaccgtgacctccaacattaattttcgtgtttttccaaattgaaacaaaacttCATTTCTCGGAttcgttttcaaaaagccgtaagagccattggtaaacagagtcctttttgcattggtattcgacctacttacgaaaaactaatatcaaaaatgctcgagattgttcatctacacgtccttcaagtgccccaaacttaaaataaatgaaattttgtttcatattcgagaaaaacaaaaaatagtttcagaggtcacgatggctcttacggctttttgaaaactcatccgagatttatttctaatttaggGCGCTTGAGAgacttttttctattttcattataatcgatcaaccaaacaaaaaatgtcaatctttgttaatttgataaaatttgaatttcaatacaaaattTCGATATGCATGTGATATTTGAACGTCTTTCTAAAATCCTTTTATTATTGGATTTGTGGATACTATTCAGTCAGAATCACTGCCTGGGCTATAGATTTCTCATTCTAGTTTAGTTTGTTTCCATTTCTTTGAATCTTCGCTAGAATCTTCGGCTTTTTTGCCTGAACAAGCGTAGATAGTTAAGTTGGTAAACGGGTATCTAAAATGGTGTCTGTACTGTACCTGTCACGGGTTCGATACCAGTATCCCGAGCATGGGTTAATAACaaggaaattttaaacttgattttaaacatttttgatataccccctaaagaaatgacttgaaattgtggaaaaaaaattaagtcaggatgccacattttggtattattttggtattgaaagctttcatcaaattcctcttaaactatggatttttttattaattttgacgagataattaattgatttgaaacccaaaaatgttaaagctgattttcatgtgtttttgattttttttaaaaacgttgaaatttctctaagtcggaatactttgaaaaacgagttaaccagcgaccaaaatgtgctcttgtaatagatggtaaaataccatgaaatcaaaccaaaatcatgtttgtggaagaccacaggaataccaaaatctgattttccaagggcgcgggaatacctaaacaTAAAACGTtaaaagttttggtattcaagcaatgttcaaaaatccagaagacctcaacttggtattgaaatggttttattttacccttggaataacatggtttggtattgttgtgcccttccacatacaagactttggtatgatttcatggtattttaccatctattactgggcaaccaagggcacattttggtctctattatttgcccaagtaataccaaaatttgatattcccgtgttatttacccttGCTCGGGATACGCCTCTTGTTTTCTCTCCCTGATATTTTTTGGTAGATTTCGTTTTCCTGCCTGTTTCCGGTtgaaaggatttaaaaaatagcatCGAAACTCTAActatttttcattagaatttcATTAGGCAAACTGTATTCTCATTGTAACTTTGCATAAAATTCTCATTGTTTTTTGTCTGCTGAGTGTTTTATTTacccaaaaaataaataattcgtCCGGTCTTCGTTTGCCCTTGGAATAGCAGAATGTGGTATTGCTTTGGTCTTatccatacattttttggaatgatttcttggtattttaccatctattactgggcaaccaagaacACATTTTGGCATTTGTTATTAtgtcaagtaataccaaaatatggtgttcccgtgttatttacccctgctcggaaTGGGTGAGACAAAATTCACCTTTCGTTTTTTCTCAGCTTGTTGTTTTTGCATATCcagagttttgccttcctcaccataCTGAGGaaatgctataaaatcactcgaaaaatgagtcgctttaaaaaaaatatgcagtttagtaaagtacttcaaaagttatgataaaaaaacgattttgacttgagttcggaagattgtatttttgtaagaaatgttatacatttcataAAGTTATTTGAAGTAAGCacgtaagtgttatttatgcactttttggaggccggatctcagatattttgatgaacacgTTGTTCGGATCTCTCACGCGacctttcgttggataggtaatcaaaagaccttttcaacgagcatGAATTGGATTggagatctgactaccctatcataagttgtaagcacataagtgccctgcaatatgaagatctgactacccaatctagtgTTATGAATAATGTCAAATtgttaaaacactgaaaaaacccGCCCTTTTGTaactattttggatagcaccctttaaatatgaggaaggcaccaaccaccctacacacaaaaaaatatttccgaatgttacgtcatttatgatgtaacacttttgtacgtcattaaacatttaaatttaaatgcaaattgatgtaaatttgaGACAAATTATACgtgaaacatgattttacgtgtgattcaaccgtttacgtcgaatctcaagtttacatcaactgagtttacatgtgattcattttttccgtgtcgagtaaattcacatatttttttctgtgtagggtggcttaagtaactttttttaataggtccaataaacataGGAAAGACAATACcatataggacctttaaaaaactagaTATGGAACATTTATGAGCAGTATTTGAAATTCTGTAAATATTTTGAGAACGGAATATGTTATCATATTAGTGTTTCCGGTAAAGTTGTTTAAGACAAAGTTAGAGCTAAAAGTTATTTtgcaggaaataaaaaaaatcataagaccATATCAAATAATGCATACAAATCATAGATGTTAATTAGTGTTATTTTACCAGTAATCTTCCTTTCAGATGGACCTCTGGAGACTCAAGTGCGGGAAGTGCCCTAAAAGCATTAGCAGAGAGGTGATTATAGCATTTtctattttcaaaaggtcaaagTTTAGTTTTTCTCTTCATTTATTTCGATAAACAAGCTTGATTTGCGGAGAATTGATTGCTAATTGGCATTGAAAAAGTTCAGATACAAGGTCGCACTCTAGGAAAACCTAGCGTTACCAACCATGAAGGAAAGTGACCAAAAACATTTTCGGATTTTGAGAAGTTCGGTTGCGTGTAAGGTGAAGGAAAAATTAATTAGCATAACGATTTTTCTATCCCAGCTGAGGGAGAActaattaattataattttattccaTTGCATTGCGATTCGAGATGATTCTTTTCCAATTTAGGTTTACTCTCTTTGTTGTTGCCTAGGTTATTAAAGCAGCATGAACATTTAAATAACATCTCTGAACCTTCTTTGTCTAGATCACGTGGAAGCAGCAGAATGGATCGATACGAAAAGTTGAGCCGACTTGGAGAAGGATCGTACGGAGTTGTGTATAAGTGCCGCGATCGTGACACGGGGTCACTGGTCGCCGTGAAACGGTTCGTCGAATCAGAGGACGATCCGGCCATCAGGAAGATAGCTCTGCGAGAAATTCGCTTgttgaaaaatctcaaacaCTCAAATTTAGTGTGTTTGTTGGAGGTCTTTCGACGGAAACGACGACTTCATCTGGTGTTTGAATTTTGCGAACACACCGTGCTGCACGAGTTGGAAAGACACCCGGAagtaaattaattgttttttttaaatgatttttgaatatttttaattattgtatattttattaaataaatattagggtgttttaaccaaaacaaaaagttctcagatcacggCAACGAGAATTgacctgtccccagcggtttaaagtttacatggaaattactatgggatttttgtgcttttcgttcaatcgatcCTACAGGtcaggggacaacatggattcactcggaataaagacagatGTGGTGTCGTGGTTTCAACAAAGCCGTCATACTAAGGGAGtgcgatgcttttgaagggtgaattgttgattctggagacaccggacgtcgatccaatgcgcaccttggggacagaatggacaaccctaattccttctggaatgtgttcattggaccatcccctacacacctgtctttattccgagtgaatccgtGTTGTCCCCTGGCGTGTAGgatcgattgaacgaaaagcacaaaaatcccatagtaatttccatgtaaatttcAGCACGctgggacaggccaattctcaacaaaatgggctgatatttggcatgagagtccctatgggtatcctcggTTTGCTgcgatctgagaactttttgttttggttgaaacaccctaataaatATCTGTATTTTGACACTTCGGTTACTCACTGCTATCCAGATTTTGAAGCGAAGAtggcgaattgcgaattgccaAATTAACTCGCATTACGATGTTTTGTTTTATCTTACATTTAAATATATTAAGGCtgctacaaatatttttaaatgtttttgtccccccccccccccccccctccaaaattggcccgaaaaatcagggggcaaaaaaaatatttttacaacaaacttcaaaatttcaatgaaaattcaagggcaaccagctgaaatcaaattaaaatacattctcctgcgtttaaaatcatttttagcatgtttgggtttattaaaaaatcttaagattttttgaaaattttcgatgcaaaatctttttttcgatacaatttttgtttttgtcagatcttagattttttgaaaactaatgattgcaaaacaactgaactagtgtaaaatgcattttaaaaaacttttttcatttaaatgtgaagattatggcttgttatttaaatttttatatttttttaatttttttgcctaccccttgacctcggccagggccgagggacaaaaacttttttaaatatttgcatcggcctaaatttCCATTAGCAAATTCCTTGTGtcataaatattataaatcaagaaccagcatttaatatttaaatacagGAAGGGGTCAATCCTGtcacatttaaaatttatgatatAATTTATAGAAACCAACTCacgatttttcaaattatacaGGGATGTCCAGATAATCTTACCAAGCAGATTACTTTCCAAACTATACAAGGTGTGGCTTACTGTCACCACGCCGGATGTCTACACCGGGACATTAAGCCGGAAAACATCCTACTAACTGCCCAAGGACAGGTGAAACTTTGTGACTTTGGGTTCGCCCGAATGCTTAGTAAGTTTAGTCACCTTAAGTTGGATAGATCTGCTGACTGTTGATTTCTGCGCAGGTCCCGGCGAAAACTATACCGACTACGTGGCCACGCGTTGGTACCGAGCTCCGGAACTGCTCGTCGGAGACACACAGTACGGAACACCGGTGGACGTCTGGGCAATCGGGTGCGTATTTGCCGAACTTGTGCGAGGCGATGCCCTTTGGCCCGGAAGAAGCGATGTGGACCAGCTCTTCCTCATCCGTCGTACACTCGGTGATTTGCTACCTCGGCATCTGGCAATATTTAATCAAAACGAGTTTTTCAAGGTACAGAACTTTTGCCGTTGGAAATCAATgcagatttttattaaaatttcgttGCAATTACAGGGTATCACTTTGCCGGTTCCTCCTACATTGGAGCCTCTAGAAACTAAAATGCCTCCACGAACTCTAGCTAACCCAATGATGATGGATTTCCTAAAggtatttatttatcaaaaaaaaaacaaagccgtTTATAAATTAATACCTGTTTCGGCCCGTAGAAATGCCTGGACAAGGATCCTGCAAAACGATGGTCCTGTGAGAGACTATCGACCCATCCGTATTTCGAGGATTACGTGAGCAAGCAGAAGGAAATCGAGCAAACCATAACGCTGGAAAGTCAGAAGCTTAACAGCAgagattcaaaatcaaaaatttcaaatacatCTCTGCCACAGCTTCCGGCCACCCAGGAGTCCCGCATGCCGCAGAAAAATCTTTATCTTCGCTCTGATCATCATCTACCTACCATATAGGTTGCACCTCTTGAATCCTTATTGTGTATGAGCTTTACTGCCGCTCAaagcaagtccgtcccatatgtaatttcgtcaattttgaggtaatgatgcagtttgattcGAAATCATGTGAACTATCAGAAAACCCAATAAACTTTAGTACTTTGTTCCAGAAAACCGTAGCAAATtcactttttcgtgaaattctaacatgttaccgtcaactggggcgaattgggacagcagttttaacaatattttgatttttctgggtGGTTAcagttagaacagactcagaccaacaaaatgtgtacatccatttccaaatttaaaaccattaaatgctctaaacactgctatccctattcagactgtagtcccaattcaccccagatgacggtaccttatgggcgggacaaatttgacttacgtttttctcggcttgctgtttttacacatgggacggactcgattagagcggcagtttatattttttatgatttgccaATATTGTTCAAATTTGATAACTTTAT
Encoded here:
- the LOC6034737 gene encoding cyclin-dependent kinase-like 4 isoform X4; the protein is MGWTSGDSSAGSALKALAERSRGSSRMDRYEKLSRLGEGSYGVVYKCRDRDTGSLVAVKRFVESEDDPAIRKIALREIRLLKNLKHSNLVCLLEVFRRKRRLHLVFEFCEHTVLHELERHPEGCPDNLTKQITFQTIQGVAYCHHAGCLHRDIKPENILLTAQGQVKLCDFGFARMLSPGENYTDYVATRWYRAPELLVGDTQYGTPVDVWAIGCVFAELVRGDALWPGRSDVDQLFLIRRTLGDLLPRHLAIFNQNEFFKGITLPVPPTLEPLETKMPPRTLANPMMMDFLKKCLDKDPAKRWSCERLSTHPYFEDYVSKQKEIEQTITLESQKLNSRDSKSKISNTSLPQLPATQESRMPQKNLYLRSDHHLPTI
- the LOC6034737 gene encoding cyclin-dependent kinase-like 4 isoform X2, with translation MLNIKRLAYPQQQPSPTIGKKFNRKIRPSNEPETLVPGCMDKWFGEKRLWLFGNHLPLLPRRWTSGDSSAGSALKALAERSRGSSRMDRYEKLSRLGEGSYGVVYKCRDRDTGSLVAVKRFVESEDDPAIRKIALREIRLLKNLKHSNLVCLLEVFRRKRRLHLVFEFCEHTVLHELERHPEGCPDNLTKQITFQTIQGVAYCHHAGCLHRDIKPENILLTAQGQVKLCDFGFARMLSPGENYTDYVATRWYRAPELLVGDTQYGTPVDVWAIGCVFAELVRGDALWPGRSDVDQLFLIRRTLGDLLPRHLAIFNQNEFFKGITLPVPPTLEPLETKMPPRTLANPMMMDFLKKCLDKDPAKRWSCERLSTHPYFEDYVSKQKEIEQTITLESQKLNSRDSKSKISNTSLPQLPATQESRMPQKNLYLRSDHHLPTI
- the LOC6034737 gene encoding cyclin-dependent kinase-like 4 isoform X1, with the translated sequence MLNIKRLAYPQQQPSPTIGKKFNRKIRPSNEPETLVPGCMDKWFGEKRLWLFGNHLPLLPRSNLPFRWTSGDSSAGSALKALAERSRGSSRMDRYEKLSRLGEGSYGVVYKCRDRDTGSLVAVKRFVESEDDPAIRKIALREIRLLKNLKHSNLVCLLEVFRRKRRLHLVFEFCEHTVLHELERHPEGCPDNLTKQITFQTIQGVAYCHHAGCLHRDIKPENILLTAQGQVKLCDFGFARMLSPGENYTDYVATRWYRAPELLVGDTQYGTPVDVWAIGCVFAELVRGDALWPGRSDVDQLFLIRRTLGDLLPRHLAIFNQNEFFKGITLPVPPTLEPLETKMPPRTLANPMMMDFLKKCLDKDPAKRWSCERLSTHPYFEDYVSKQKEIEQTITLESQKLNSRDSKSKISNTSLPQLPATQESRMPQKNLYLRSDHHLPTI
- the LOC6034737 gene encoding cyclin-dependent kinase-like 4 isoform X5; its protein translation is MEWTSGDSSAGSALKALAERSRGSSRMDRYEKLSRLGEGSYGVVYKCRDRDTGSLVAVKRFVESEDDPAIRKIALREIRLLKNLKHSNLVCLLEVFRRKRRLHLVFEFCEHTVLHELERHPEGCPDNLTKQITFQTIQGVAYCHHAGCLHRDIKPENILLTAQGQVKLCDFGFARMLSPGENYTDYVATRWYRAPELLVGDTQYGTPVDVWAIGCVFAELVRGDALWPGRSDVDQLFLIRRTLGDLLPRHLAIFNQNEFFKGITLPVPPTLEPLETKMPPRTLANPMMMDFLKKCLDKDPAKRWSCERLSTHPYFEDYVSKQKEIEQTITLESQKLNSRDSKSKISNTSLPQLPATQESRMPQKNLYLRSDHHLPTI
- the LOC6034737 gene encoding cyclin-dependent kinase-like 4 isoform X3, translating into MGNLPFRWTSGDSSAGSALKALAERSRGSSRMDRYEKLSRLGEGSYGVVYKCRDRDTGSLVAVKRFVESEDDPAIRKIALREIRLLKNLKHSNLVCLLEVFRRKRRLHLVFEFCEHTVLHELERHPEGCPDNLTKQITFQTIQGVAYCHHAGCLHRDIKPENILLTAQGQVKLCDFGFARMLSPGENYTDYVATRWYRAPELLVGDTQYGTPVDVWAIGCVFAELVRGDALWPGRSDVDQLFLIRRTLGDLLPRHLAIFNQNEFFKGITLPVPPTLEPLETKMPPRTLANPMMMDFLKKCLDKDPAKRWSCERLSTHPYFEDYVSKQKEIEQTITLESQKLNSRDSKSKISNTSLPQLPATQESRMPQKNLYLRSDHHLPTI